A single region of the candidate division KSB1 bacterium genome encodes:
- a CDS encoding replicative DNA helicase, which translates to MSVRPERLVIEKAILSVCLAHPAEATDQGVWEVIQPDHFTQPNHRLIFRAMQHLWQTGRAIDPVTVHQVLERKKVSYGGLDYLAELLAGVPTPTGLADYVDFLRLYALEDQLGAAAQRIVELVSQRSLGREELVSQAEAELRRATEQDRQNPPERLAVAASRVLDLVTKRAQSPKHLVGLPTGLAKLNELTGGWREGQYIVVGARPSTGKTALAWFWAQEAAASGFPALFVSLEMTSEELIERLLARVSRIDSRKLQTGMLGGAELERLKEAVSLAHAWPLWIADEPMLRLSPLRSRVHRAVRDHGIRLLVIDYLQLLRPDREQENEVQNLRAVSAGLKALAKDLKLSLIVCSQLSRLPEQRADQKPRLSDLRESGAIEQDADVVVLLWAKESNPTVLELIVAKHRNGPKGQISVYYDRATGYFGNLVRSGDVE; encoded by the coding sequence ATGAGTGTACGACCCGAGAGGTTGGTCATCGAGAAAGCGATCCTTTCTGTTTGCCTGGCCCACCCAGCCGAGGCTACAGATCAAGGGGTCTGGGAGGTGATCCAGCCCGACCACTTTACTCAGCCCAATCACAGGCTGATTTTTAGGGCGATGCAGCATCTCTGGCAGACTGGTCGTGCGATAGATCCGGTCACGGTACATCAGGTACTCGAGCGCAAGAAGGTGAGCTATGGCGGGCTTGACTATCTCGCTGAGCTCTTGGCTGGGGTACCCACACCTACTGGCTTGGCTGACTACGTCGATTTTTTGAGGCTTTACGCGCTCGAGGACCAGCTTGGCGCAGCGGCCCAGCGTATAGTAGAGCTCGTTTCGCAACGTTCTCTGGGTCGGGAGGAGTTGGTCTCTCAGGCAGAGGCGGAACTTCGTCGTGCCACAGAGCAAGACCGTCAGAATCCGCCTGAGCGGCTTGCTGTGGCGGCAAGCCGTGTCCTCGATCTCGTGACAAAGCGTGCCCAGAGCCCGAAACATCTGGTCGGGTTACCGACTGGGCTAGCTAAGCTCAACGAGCTAACTGGTGGCTGGCGGGAGGGCCAATATATCGTGGTGGGGGCCAGGCCAAGTACAGGGAAGACAGCCCTGGCTTGGTTCTGGGCGCAGGAAGCGGCTGCCAGTGGGTTTCCGGCGCTTTTTGTCAGTCTTGAGATGACGTCGGAGGAACTGATAGAGCGGCTGCTAGCCCGTGTCTCTCGGATTGACAGCAGGAAGCTACAGACGGGCATGCTGGGCGGAGCGGAGTTGGAGCGTTTGAAGGAGGCTGTTAGTCTTGCTCACGCCTGGCCTTTGTGGATAGCCGACGAGCCGATGCTAAGACTCAGCCCGCTCCGCTCCAGGGTGCACCGAGCGGTTCGGGATCATGGGATTAGACTTCTTGTGATTGATTACCTCCAGCTCTTACGGCCTGACAGGGAGCAGGAGAACGAGGTTCAGAATCTTCGCGCTGTGTCCGCTGGACTGAAGGCTCTAGCCAAGGATCTTAAGCTTAGCCTTATAGTTTGCTCACAGCTCAGCCGGTTGCCGGAGCAGCGGGCCGATCAGAAGCCGAGACTCAGTGATCTAAGGGAGTCGGGTGCCATCGAGCAGGACGCTGATGTTGTAGTCCTCTTGTGGGCAAAGGAGTCTAATCCGACGGTTCTCGAGCTGATCGTGGCCAAGCACCGCAATGGTCCGAAAGGGCAGATCTCGGTCTACTACGACCGTGCAACGGGCTATTTTGGTAACCTGGTACGCAGCGGGGATGTAGAATGA
- a CDS encoding DivIVA domain-containing protein, with protein MTIGGWFYTAMDRLRNGLLPRLVTGIVVALVPVAIGTIVSLAQVANSVSYLEKQVTLKASADVVAVQYERLLSEVRELKEEVRLLRMKLEAVK; from the coding sequence ATGACGATCGGTGGGTGGTTTTACACGGCTATGGATAGGCTGCGAAACGGGTTGCTCCCGAGGCTGGTAACTGGAATCGTTGTCGCGCTGGTCCCAGTGGCTATTGGTACGATCGTATCTCTCGCCCAGGTCGCTAACAGTGTCAGCTACCTGGAGAAGCAGGTCACCCTCAAGGCCTCGGCCGATGTTGTTGCCGTGCAGTATGAGCGGCTCCTTTCAGAGGTCCGGGAGCTGAAAGAGGAAGTCCGCTTGCTTAGGATGAAGCTGGAGGCGGTGAAATGA